From Ruminococcaceae bacterium KH2T8, the proteins below share one genomic window:
- a CDS encoding Nicotinamidase-related amidase, with the protein MVLLVVDTQKGCFNEKLYAFEAVRENIKRLIAAARENGVEVAYVQHDDGPGTDLDRSADNYEIYEDFAPMPGEKRFEKNVNSAFHPMTGLTEYLKSKGEKDIITIGVSTDYCMDATIKCGFEHGFNIYVPEYTNSTYDNPYFDKETAYKYYNEFMWGGRYAKIITVEQAVELLKGARG; encoded by the coding sequence ATGGTTTTACTGGTCGTAGATACACAGAAGGGATGCTTTAACGAGAAGCTGTATGCTTTCGAGGCGGTCAGAGAGAATATCAAAAGGCTGATCGCAGCGGCAAGAGAAAACGGAGTCGAGGTCGCATATGTTCAGCACGACGACGGCCCGGGAACAGATCTCGACAGATCGGCGGACAACTACGAGATATATGAGGATTTCGCTCCGATGCCGGGCGAGAAACGCTTTGAGAAGAACGTAAACAGCGCCTTTCATCCAATGACGGGCCTGACAGAATATCTAAAGTCCAAAGGCGAGAAAGATATCATCACGATAGGCGTATCGACCGACTACTGCATGGACGCGACGATCAAGTGCGGATTCGAGCACGGCTTTAATATCTATGTTCCCGAATACACGAACTCGACATACGACAATCCCTACTTCGATAAGGAGACCGCCTATAAGTACTATAATGAGTTCATGTGGGGCGGGCGTTACGCGAAGATCATCACGGTCGAGCAAGCCGTAGAGCTCCTCAAGGGCGCCAGGGGATAA
- a CDS encoding DNA-binding transcriptional regulator, XRE-family HTH domain: MDTVKIGAFLRELRKEKDLTQEQLADVFNVSARTVSRWETGSNMPDISILVEIADYYQLDIREILNGEKNAALPADDGSSLKNVAEYADKEKERLAAKTRIYAIAGIAGMFIFGILRTFGSADSMACRMITGLAVMMVYAALASSLIYTSSHLQTLQRKLKSKLRQNLALIVITVIVGVILLFTLVPMLLIGSAG; this comes from the coding sequence ATGGACACAGTCAAGATCGGAGCCTTCCTCAGAGAGCTTCGAAAGGAAAAAGATCTCACTCAGGAGCAGTTGGCCGATGTCTTTAACGTATCGGCCAGGACGGTCTCAAGATGGGAGACGGGAAGCAACATGCCCGACATCAGTATCCTCGTTGAGATCGCCGACTACTATCAGCTGGACATACGAGAGATCTTAAACGGAGAGAAGAATGCCGCCCTCCCCGCAGATGACGGCTCGAGCCTTAAGAACGTGGCCGAGTACGCAGACAAGGAAAAGGAGAGGCTGGCCGCCAAGACCCGCATCTACGCGATAGCAGGTATCGCAGGAATGTTCATATTCGGGATCTTAAGGACTTTCGGATCCGCGGACAGCATGGCCTGCAGGATGATCACCGGTCTGGCAGTCATGATGGTATATGCCGCCCTGGCCTCGAGCCTTATCTATACCTCTTCTCACCTTCAGACCCTGCAGCGCAAGCTAAAGTCGAAGCTCAGACAGAACCTCGCACTTATCGTGATCACCGTCATCGTCGGTGTGATCTTATTATTTACGCTCGTTCCGATGCTGCTGATCGGCTCGGCGGGGTAA
- a CDS encoding tRNA-U20a,U20b-dihydrouridine synthase, which yields MNIYFAPLEGITTYIFRNAYNDIYGNVDKYFAPFISPSEKCPITPRERKDVDPLNNKGIYLIPQILTCRSDLFIEAAKELRDIGYGEVNLNLGCPSGTVCAKGKGAGFLPDTLALQRFLDDIYDYAAAGETKISIKTRLGFYDPDEFYDLVDIFNAFPISELIVHPRIRSDFYKGEPRREYFAYALEHCKCPLVYNGNIFSRADYEALAGAFGRCPDPVMLGRGLISDPSLADKLRGTSSETDFIKFRQLHDTLYHEYQKVMSPDINILHKMRELWSYWQDAFEGGARDFKRLLKAKKCAEYEEIAERILAD from the coding sequence ATGAATATCTATTTCGCTCCGCTCGAAGGCATTACGACCTACATATTCCGCAATGCATATAATGACATCTACGGCAACGTTGACAAGTACTTTGCGCCGTTCATTTCGCCATCCGAGAAATGTCCGATAACACCGCGCGAGCGAAAGGACGTCGACCCTCTGAACAACAAAGGAATTTACCTGATCCCGCAGATCCTCACGTGCAGATCAGACCTCTTTATCGAAGCGGCCAAAGAGCTGCGTGATATTGGCTACGGCGAGGTGAATCTCAATCTCGGCTGCCCGTCGGGAACCGTCTGTGCTAAGGGCAAGGGTGCGGGATTCCTGCCTGATACGTTGGCGCTTCAACGTTTCCTCGACGACATCTACGACTACGCCGCGGCCGGTGAGACCAAGATCTCGATCAAGACAAGGCTCGGCTTTTACGACCCCGATGAATTCTACGACCTCGTTGATATCTTTAACGCATTTCCGATAAGCGAGCTCATCGTCCACCCCAGGATCCGAAGTGACTTTTATAAGGGCGAGCCGCGGCGCGAGTATTTCGCCTATGCACTCGAGCACTGCAAATGCCCGCTCGTTTATAACGGAAATATCTTCAGCCGTGCAGATTACGAAGCGCTCGCGGGTGCTTTCGGGCGTTGCCCCGACCCGGTGATGCTCGGTCGCGGCCTGATATCCGATCCGTCCCTCGCAGACAAGCTTCGCGGAACGTCGTCCGAGACCGACTTTATCAAGTTCAGGCAGCTGCACGACACCCTCTATCACGAGTATCAGAAGGTCATGTCGCCCGATATCAATATCCTTCACAAAATGAGAGAACTCTGGAGCTACTGGCAGGATGCTTTCGAGGGTGGCGCGCGCGACTTCAAGCGACTTCTTAAAGCAAAGAAATGCGCCGAATACGAGGAGATCGCGGAGCGCATACTGGCAGACTGA
- a CDS encoding Pimeloyl-ACP methyl ester carboxylesterase, which translates to MNYKIYNNDSQEWVLLIHGLGGSIRTWKYQIEDFSEYNVIAVDLEGHGGSSFEKRKRLLTRSASDINSILEKEGIRKVHVISLSLGTLVAMEFAYLYQEKVSSIVLAGFVLNMGLGYKSLLAAVEGLKYIVPKKFFYPLFANIMMPHKNHKKSRDVFIRESVKMKSAAFRMWLSELFRTQFKLKEYLTSIKENHLPVFFITGNEDYFFVNSVKRTHKKFTEASMCFIEKCGHVCSIEKHDIFNDQVLKFLHGLKRSEGTALITA; encoded by the coding sequence ATGAACTATAAGATCTATAATAACGATTCACAGGAGTGGGTACTCCTTATTCACGGTCTCGGCGGAAGCATCAGGACATGGAAATATCAGATCGAGGACTTCAGCGAATATAACGTTATCGCGGTCGACCTCGAAGGTCACGGCGGTTCATCTTTCGAAAAGCGCAAGCGTCTCCTCACGAGATCCGCTTCCGATATCAACAGCATCCTCGAGAAGGAAGGCATCAGGAAGGTACACGTTATCTCCCTGTCGCTCGGCACGCTGGTCGCAATGGAGTTCGCCTATCTTTATCAGGAGAAGGTAAGCTCCATCGTACTCGCAGGATTCGTACTTAATATGGGATTAGGCTACAAGTCTCTCCTCGCTGCAGTCGAGGGACTTAAATACATCGTTCCCAAGAAGTTCTTCTATCCCCTGTTCGCGAACATCATGATGCCTCATAAGAATCACAAGAAGTCCAGGGATGTCTTTATAAGAGAATCGGTAAAGATGAAGTCCGCCGCTTTCAGGATGTGGCTCAGCGAGCTCTTCAGGACTCAGTTCAAGCTCAAGGAATACCTGACATCCATAAAGGAGAACCATCTCCCCGTATTCTTTATCACGGGCAATGAGGACTACTTCTTCGTTAACAGCGTAAAGAGGACTCACAAGAAGTTCACGGAAGCGTCCATGTGCTTTATCGAAAAGTGCGGACATGTCTGCAGCATCGAAAAGCATGACATCTTTAACGATCAGGTCCTTAAGTTCCTGCACGGTCTCAAGCGTTCCGAGGGCACAGCACTTATAACTGCGTAA
- a CDS encoding Uncharacterized conserved protein YjdB, contains Ig-like domain, protein MKSFKKPLAALVTAGMILPTFGSIPVLAASGVAINSTNFPDAQFREAISVHDTNRDGYLSQQEIDYTINIHCENMGVYSVEGIEYFTELEGLWCKGNHISDWDLSSNTHLKGIWCSNNDFTSLDFTGLDELVWVYCFECQLTSINFRNNPELAYVECNSNPDLSSLDVTQNSKLENLFCSRCGLTSLDLSGNPLLCELAAFKNNLTSLDVSNNPKLKRLDVWDNENLGNVDISGLPELEYYNCASNGVTSLNTRNNPNLMWLVAGWNEGITSLDLSQNPRLADLRLDCDYGLSSLDLSNNPRLYFLYVYGCHMDSISFANNSRLCEAYNNGAVTNERNNLGAPIHSYMINYGGSQDPFDQLRHIVCIDDETSVNSTYTGSDVPDCYYTTSDGHSGSETFATRGQAMQLLYELAGSPGVGGASRFTDISGSSYENAIKWGEQNNICFGYPRICDNTFCPDELINREDFALMAHRYAGVLGFGTATDYGRTDWYDDFLDIDYYGWVAFTWAMQWQVLTPTGNNCYPHGRMTTTELQTGANKIFNLDAAASYSARVNGNGAGGGTYYGSGYSGGSSSSSSSSSSSSSSSSSSSSSSSSSTSAAPAVAPSAPASVLGSTRSDVSVNYCTHVQNIGWQDYVYDGAMAGTEGQSLRLEAMAINIQSNEDLGVRYKTHVQNIGWQDWVSDGQAAGTSGQSLRLEAMQVELTGSAAGNYDIYYRVHVQNIGWMDWVKNGEVAGTSGQSLRLEGMQIKIVRKDAAVTYVSYDTHVQNIGWQAGVSDGLCAGTTGRSLRLEGIHIAVNGLDGVGIQYRTHIQNIGWEEGWTCDGGFSGTEGQSLRLEAIQIELTGENADEYDVYYRTHVQNFGWTGWARDGESCGSAGYAYRLEGIEILIVPAGTPAPGSTSGTFYEA, encoded by the coding sequence ATGAAGAGTTTTAAAAAACCATTGGCAGCTTTGGTTACTGCGGGAATGATATTGCCGACATTCGGTTCGATCCCCGTTCTTGCAGCAAGCGGAGTTGCGATCAACAGTACCAACTTTCCTGATGCTCAGTTCAGGGAAGCGATCTCGGTGCACGACACGAACAGAGACGGATATCTGTCTCAGCAGGAGATCGATTACACTATCAACATTCACTGTGAGAACATGGGTGTTTACTCCGTAGAGGGTATCGAGTACTTTACAGAGCTCGAGGGCCTCTGGTGTAAAGGTAACCACATCTCCGACTGGGATCTTTCCAGCAATACTCACCTTAAGGGTATCTGGTGTTCCAATAATGACTTCACATCATTGGACTTCACGGGTCTCGACGAACTCGTTTGGGTATACTGCTTCGAGTGTCAGCTTACTTCCATCAACTTCAGGAATAACCCCGAGCTGGCTTACGTAGAGTGTAACTCAAACCCTGATCTTTCTTCACTTGACGTAACACAGAACAGCAAGCTCGAGAATCTCTTCTGCAGCAGATGCGGACTTACGTCTCTCGATCTTTCCGGCAATCCTCTCCTTTGTGAGCTGGCAGCATTCAAGAACAACCTCACATCTTTGGATGTATCTAATAACCCCAAGCTCAAGAGACTTGACGTATGGGATAACGAGAATCTCGGAAACGTTGATATCAGCGGACTTCCCGAGCTCGAGTACTATAACTGCGCATCTAACGGCGTAACAAGCCTTAATACTCGCAACAACCCTAACCTCATGTGGCTCGTTGCAGGTTGGAACGAAGGCATCACATCTTTGGATTTGAGCCAGAATCCCAGACTTGCGGATCTTCGTCTCGACTGTGACTACGGTCTGAGCTCACTTGATCTTTCCAATAACCCCAGACTTTATTTCCTTTATGTCTACGGTTGTCACATGGACTCCATCAGTTTCGCCAACAACAGCCGCCTTTGCGAAGCATATAACAATGGCGCCGTTACCAACGAGAGAAACAATCTCGGAGCTCCCATTCACTCATATATGATCAACTACGGCGGAAGCCAGGATCCTTTCGATCAGCTCAGGCACATCGTATGTATCGATGATGAGACTTCCGTTAACAGCACATATACAGGCTCTGATGTTCCTGACTGCTACTACACGACATCTGACGGTCACTCCGGCTCTGAGACATTCGCTACAAGAGGCCAGGCTATGCAGCTTCTTTATGAGCTTGCAGGCAGCCCCGGAGTAGGCGGTGCTTCCAGATTCACTGATATCAGCGGTTCTTCTTACGAGAATGCTATCAAGTGGGGTGAGCAGAACAATATCTGCTTCGGTTATCCCAGGATCTGCGATAACACATTCTGCCCCGATGAGCTCATCAACAGAGAAGACTTTGCTCTCATGGCTCACAGATATGCAGGAGTACTCGGTTTCGGAACAGCTACTGACTACGGAAGAACAGACTGGTATGACGATTTCCTTGATATCGATTACTACGGATGGGTAGCTTTTACATGGGCTATGCAGTGGCAGGTTCTTACACCTACAGGCAACAACTGCTACCCTCACGGAAGAATGACAACAACAGAGCTTCAGACAGGCGCTAACAAGATATTCAACCTCGATGCGGCAGCTTCTTACTCCGCTCGTGTAAACGGTAACGGCGCAGGCGGCGGAACATACTACGGTTCAGGCTATTCAGGCGGTTCTTCGAGCAGCTCTTCAAGCTCTTCAAGTTCTTCAAGTTCTTCGAGCTCCTCGAGTTCTTCAAGCTCTTCGAGCACATCCGCAGCACCCGCAGTAGCACCTTCTGCACCCGCTTCCGTATTGGGTTCCACAAGATCTGACGTATCCGTCAACTACTGCACACACGTACAGAACATCGGTTGGCAGGACTATGTATACGACGGAGCTATGGCAGGCACTGAGGGTCAGTCCTTAAGACTTGAGGCTATGGCTATCAACATCCAGTCCAATGAGGACCTCGGAGTACGTTATAAGACTCACGTACAGAATATCGGATGGCAGGATTGGGTATCTGACGGTCAGGCTGCAGGTACATCCGGTCAGTCCTTGAGACTTGAGGCTATGCAGGTAGAGCTTACGGGTTCCGCTGCAGGCAACTACGATATCTACTACAGAGTTCATGTTCAGAACATCGGTTGGATGGACTGGGTAAAGAACGGTGAAGTTGCAGGTACATCCGGACAGTCTTTAAGACTTGAAGGTATGCAGATCAAGATCGTTCGCAAGGATGCTGCAGTCACATACGTTTCTTACGATACACACGTACAGAACATCGGCTGGCAGGCCGGAGTATCAGACGGTCTCTGCGCAGGTACAACAGGCCGCAGCCTCCGCCTCGAGGGTATCCACATCGCAGTTAACGGCCTTGACGGCGTAGGTATCCAGTACAGGACTCACATCCAGAATATCGGATGGGAAGAAGGCTGGACATGTGACGGCGGATTCTCCGGTACTGAAGGTCAGTCTTTGAGACTTGAGGCTATCCAGATCGAGCTCACAGGTGAGAATGCCGATGAGTACGATGTCTACTACAGAACACACGTACAGAACTTCGGCTGGACAGGCTGGGCAAGAGACGGTGAGTCTTGCGGTAGTGCAGGTTATGCATACAGACTTGAGGGTATCGAGATCCTTATCGTTCCCGCAGGTACACCTGCTCCCGGCAGCACATCAGGCACATTCTACGAGGCTTGA
- a CDS encoding diguanylate cyclase (GGDEF) domain-containing protein — protein MSSFTKQLKMDNSNAKGILGLLRFGVDNAPRITVAVMGVVHALLLVIFAIAGVTPLVRFNILSVVVYTFCYILVRFGHFMPVYVSIILEVTFYTIVSTYFVGLRCGTYCFLFSIIPIIIYFGCLLFKGKHRWRIVMMLALNFLTFAVLYFRFFNAEPVYKVSSNIMLILVVFSAFAMVFSTMYYNAMYIYMTENALNSLRKENQQLSADAHEDALTSLLNRRGFLPLVKSLMNDSKSEAFCIAFCDIDDFKRVNDSYGHEAGDEVLLQVTMMIKDELPGCDICRWGGEEFVIVLKGCDMAAAKGKVERLRKTIESNPTAFFGKQIFVTTTIGLEEYSAEYKEPEEVIKKADERMYYGKQHGKNVVIFEDME, from the coding sequence ATGTCATCGTTTACAAAACAGCTCAAGATGGATAATTCTAATGCGAAAGGGATCCTCGGATTGCTTCGCTTCGGCGTCGATAATGCACCCCGTATAACCGTAGCCGTTATGGGTGTCGTACATGCCCTTTTGCTCGTCATCTTTGCAATAGCGGGAGTCACGCCGCTCGTGCGCTTTAATATCCTGAGCGTAGTCGTTTATACATTCTGTTATATCCTGGTAAGGTTCGGACATTTTATGCCCGTATACGTGAGCATAATCCTGGAGGTTACGTTCTACACCATAGTGTCGACCTACTTTGTCGGACTTCGCTGCGGAACATATTGTTTCCTGTTCTCGATAATCCCGATAATCATCTATTTCGGATGCCTGCTCTTTAAGGGGAAGCACAGGTGGCGGATCGTCATGATGCTCGCATTGAACTTCCTGACTTTCGCCGTCTTATACTTCAGATTCTTTAACGCGGAACCGGTCTACAAGGTATCGTCAAATATCATGCTGATCCTTGTCGTATTTTCCGCTTTCGCGATGGTATTCTCGACGATGTACTACAATGCGATGTATATCTATATGACCGAGAATGCGCTGAACAGCCTTCGAAAAGAGAACCAGCAGCTGTCGGCCGATGCACACGAAGATGCGCTTACGAGCCTTCTTAACAGAAGAGGTTTCCTCCCGCTCGTTAAGTCGCTTATGAACGATTCTAAGTCGGAGGCTTTCTGCATAGCTTTCTGCGACATAGATGACTTTAAGAGAGTAAATGATTCATATGGTCACGAGGCCGGTGATGAAGTGCTCCTTCAGGTTACGATGATGATCAAGGATGAGCTCCCCGGGTGCGATATCTGCAGATGGGGCGGTGAGGAATTCGTTATCGTCCTTAAGGGCTGCGATATGGCTGCCGCAAAGGGAAAGGTCGAGAGACTTCGAAAGACTATAGAGTCCAATCCCACGGCTTTCTTCGGCAAGCAGATCTTCGTTACTACCACCATAGGACTCGAGGAATACAGTGCCGAATATAAGGAGCCCGAAGAGGTCATAAAGAAGGCTGACGAGCGCATGTATTACGGCAAGCAGCACGGAAAGAACGTCGTGATCTTCGAGGACATGGAGTGA
- a CDS encoding diguanylate cyclase (GGDEF) domain-containing protein gives MDADQSIFSQIATTLAKHFEVLYYIEFESGNYVKFISSEVIKDLDVPLKGEDFFAIARGNSPKYVHPDDLEREIRLYDKEDIARRLKSERSYSMIYRIISEGKITHVRQAYVMCEDKEHILCCIENIEDEYQAQEEQRKNLQSVERMARLDELTGIKNKNAFAEYAQTVDARIRAGEDLHFGVVMCDVNDLKHINDTRGHAFGDEVIRTTSRTICEIFEHSPVFRIGGDEFAVVLFGHDYDDRELLLKKVRDTSEMNGRTRSGPVIASGMSEYIPDLDEDFDSVFRRADELMYDNKKSLKSADLTNDVREAATEKTITPERKMLLDRLFGALYTISGGGYVYLNDLRFDYSRWSLPMVNDFGVESEYLYHADTVWHDYIHPDDLKAYAEAIEYLKSENAQVRPMYYRARKADGTYVLLYTRGFILNDEHGNPDYFGGIILPQ, from the coding sequence ATGGATGCAGATCAGAGCATTTTCAGCCAGATAGCTACAACGCTGGCTAAGCATTTCGAGGTTCTCTACTACATAGAATTCGAATCGGGAAACTATGTAAAGTTCATCTCGTCGGAAGTCATAAAGGATCTCGATGTACCCTTAAAGGGCGAGGACTTCTTCGCGATCGCCAGAGGCAATTCACCTAAGTACGTTCATCCGGATGACCTGGAGCGCGAGATCAGGCTCTACGATAAGGAAGATATCGCTCGAAGGCTCAAGTCCGAGCGTTCCTACTCGATGATCTACCGTATCATTTCGGAAGGCAAGATAACGCACGTACGTCAGGCATATGTCATGTGTGAAGATAAAGAGCATATCCTCTGCTGCATCGAGAATATCGAAGATGAGTATCAGGCTCAGGAAGAGCAGCGAAAGAACCTTCAGTCCGTAGAGCGAATGGCAAGGCTCGATGAGCTTACCGGCATCAAGAATAAGAATGCTTTCGCCGAGTATGCGCAGACCGTGGACGCGAGGATCAGAGCGGGTGAGGATCTTCATTTCGGAGTCGTAATGTGCGACGTAAATGACCTGAAGCACATAAACGATACGCGAGGTCATGCTTTCGGAGATGAAGTCATCAGGACGACCAGCAGGACGATCTGCGAGATATTCGAGCACAGTCCCGTATTCAGGATCGGCGGAGATGAATTTGCGGTTGTCTTATTCGGTCATGACTACGATGATCGTGAGCTGCTCCTTAAGAAGGTAAGAGACACATCCGAGATGAACGGCAGGACGCGCTCCGGCCCCGTTATCGCGAGCGGAATGTCCGAATATATCCCCGATCTTGATGAAGATTTCGATTCAGTATTCAGACGCGCGGATGAGCTCATGTATGACAACAAGAAATCCTTGAAGTCGGCTGACCTCACGAATGACGTCAGGGAGGCCGCGACGGAAAAGACGATTACGCCCGAAAGAAAGATGTTGCTCGACAGGCTCTTTGGCGCTCTCTATACGATCTCGGGAGGCGGATATGTCTACTTAAATGACCTGAGGTTCGATTACTCCAGGTGGTCGCTTCCCATGGTCAATGATTTCGGCGTCGAATCCGAGTATCTGTATCACGCTGATACGGTGTGGCATGACTATATCCATCCCGATGACCTCAAGGCTTATGCCGAAGCGATCGAGTACTTAAAGTCCGAGAATGCGCAGGTCCGTCCTATGTACTATCGTGCGCGAAAGGCTGACGGCACATATGTCCTCCTGTATACAAGAGGTTTTATCCTTAATGATGAGCACGGCAATCCCGATTATTTCGGAGGCATAATATTGCCGCAGTAA
- a CDS encoding RNA polymerase sigma-70 factor, ECF subfamily, with protein MDDSRIIDLFFERSEQAIKELSTKYGKLAQVICANILKDQEDASECVNDSLFATWNSIPPEKPQSLSAFFIDIARKKALDRYRYNTAERRNSNYDVALDELEECLKASGSPAEECEAEVLTQAIDRFLATLKKQDRIMFVSRYYLSDSVQTIAENTGLKESVVSVRLFRVREKLRTFLRKEKLI; from the coding sequence ATGGATGATAGTAGGATAATTGACTTGTTCTTTGAGCGCTCGGAGCAGGCAATTAAAGAATTATCTACCAAATACGGAAAACTTGCGCAAGTTATCTGTGCGAACATCTTAAAGGATCAGGAGGATGCATCAGAGTGCGTGAACGATTCGCTGTTCGCGACCTGGAATTCTATCCCTCCCGAGAAGCCTCAATCGCTTAGTGCTTTCTTTATCGATATAGCTCGTAAGAAAGCGCTGGACAGATATCGCTATAACACGGCTGAGCGAAGGAACAGCAATTACGATGTAGCCTTAGACGAGCTGGAAGAGTGCCTTAAGGCTTCCGGTTCGCCCGCCGAGGAGTGTGAAGCGGAAGTCCTGACGCAGGCGATCGACAGGTTTCTCGCGACTTTGAAGAAGCAGGATCGCATTATGTTCGTAAGCAGATATTACCTTTCGGACTCCGTGCAGACTATCGCGGAAAACACGGGTCTTAAAGAATCAGTAGTATCAGTTCGACTATTTCGTGTTCGAGAAAAACTCAGAACATTCTTAAGAAAGGAGAAACTGATATGA